A window of Clostridium botulinum BKT015925 contains these coding sequences:
- a CDS encoding cyclodeaminase/cyclohydrolase family protein: protein MQKKMLLEEYINKLSSEEPTPGGGSAAALVSSLSSSLSAMMLNLTVGKKMYESYDDKLKKDIDKTLEKSNEYNELFLDYMDKDEEAFLTLMNAFKLPKNDDEEKSIRKKEIEKGYEKALIIPLNLARESLKFYKEIFTTVKYGNPNLISDGGVAAILLYSAIESCMLNVKINLSGITDESKREDIIKECNSILEKALNYKIDIMEIVESKI from the coding sequence TTGCAAAAAAAAATGTTACTAGAAGAATATATAAATAAATTATCATCAGAGGAACCTACTCCAGGGGGAGGAAGTGCAGCAGCACTTGTATCATCATTAAGTAGTTCGTTATCGGCTATGATGCTAAACTTAACTGTTGGTAAAAAAATGTATGAGAGTTATGATGATAAGTTAAAAAAAGATATTGATAAAACTTTAGAAAAATCAAATGAATATAATGAGTTGTTTTTAGATTATATGGATAAAGATGAAGAAGCTTTTTTAACATTGATGAATGCATTTAAATTACCTAAAAATGATGATGAAGAAAAATCTATAAGAAAAAAAGAAATAGAAAAAGGTTACGAAAAGGCATTAATTATACCATTAAATTTAGCAAGAGAATCTTTAAAGTTTTATAAAGAAATATTTACTACAGTTAAATATGGTAACCCTAATCTAATATCAGATGGAGGGGTAGCTGCTATATTGTTATATAGTGCCATTGAAAGTTGTATGTTGAATGTTAAGATAAATTTAAGTGGAATCACAGATGAATCAAAAAGAGAAGATATAATTAAGGAATGTAATAGTATATTAGAGAAAGCATTAAATTATAAAATAGATATAATGGAAATTGTAGAATCAAAAATATAG
- a CDS encoding O-antigen ligase family protein, which yields MIKKLDNFVRNFDFLTFALCVYVIFMPLIPDELIVNGTKVKGDQILVVFFMIYSIRILRYKNTLMTCVNGIKKFYRDSILVFMGILFLSMIFSVKYAKNSHLALTETFRFITYIAMYFVIKYEMKNKKALTKVINSYIFSCLLVSVFGIVQYFTKIGLDKKFIYNNNYSVGLRITSTIGNSNSLGAFLIVAIFPLIMISICERSKVKKSFYILTTLTVIVTIILTFSRNTWIGFVLGVVLLIVMYNWRLIFLLLATAGAGLLVPSVRKRFFDFKGLIHDPRVKLWKMGGKMIKDHPILGVGNGNYYTLFGEYGKKYPELWYNNHINFPSHNSYLKVESELGIVGIISFVMLLISTTIKIKQFSNRVSDKFYKYFYSGFFISVIIFLIMNISDNLFFVPKVCMYFWILVAIAQSIVHNKLDQ from the coding sequence ATGATTAAGAAGTTAGATAACTTTGTACGTAATTTTGATTTTTTAACCTTTGCTTTATGTGTATACGTTATATTTATGCCATTAATTCCAGATGAACTTATTGTAAATGGAACAAAAGTTAAAGGCGATCAAATATTAGTAGTATTTTTTATGATTTATTCAATTAGAATACTAAGATATAAGAATACTTTAATGACTTGTGTAAATGGTATAAAAAAATTCTATAGAGATTCTATATTAGTATTTATGGGAATCTTATTTTTATCTATGATATTTTCAGTGAAGTATGCAAAGAACTCGCATTTAGCACTTACTGAAACTTTTAGATTTATAACTTATATTGCTATGTACTTTGTTATAAAATATGAGATGAAGAATAAAAAAGCTCTAACAAAAGTTATAAATAGTTACATATTTTCATGCCTTTTAGTAAGCGTTTTTGGAATAGTACAATACTTTACTAAAATAGGATTAGATAAAAAATTTATATATAATAATAATTATTCTGTTGGTCTTAGAATAACATCAACTATTGGAAATTCGAATAGTTTAGGAGCATTTTTAATAGTAGCTATATTTCCCTTAATAATGATTTCTATTTGTGAAAGATCTAAAGTAAAAAAATCATTTTATATTTTAACTACATTGACAGTAATAGTTACAATAATATTAACTTTTTCTCGTAATACTTGGATTGGATTTGTTTTAGGGGTAGTTCTTTTAATAGTTATGTATAATTGGAGATTAATATTTTTATTATTGGCTACAGCTGGAGCTGGACTTTTAGTACCATCTGTACGAAAAAGATTTTTTGATTTTAAAGGACTTATTCATGATCCACGTGTTAAGCTATGGAAAATGGGAGGTAAAATGATAAAAGATCATCCTATATTGGGTGTAGGTAATGGAAACTATTACACCTTATTTGGGGAATATGGAAAGAAATATCCAGAACTATGGTATAATAATCATATAAATTTTCCTTCACATAATTCATATTTAAAGGTTGAAAGTGAGCTAGGAATAGTTGGTATAATATCATTTGTTATGCTTCTTATATCTACTACAATTAAAATAAAACAATTTTCTAATAGAGTTTCAGATAAATTTTATAAATATTTTTATAGTGGATTTTTTATCTCGGTTATAATATTTTTAATAATGAATATATCAGATAATTTATTTTTCGTGCCAAAGGTGTGTATGTATTTTTGGATTTTAGTTGCTATAGCGCAATCAATTGTTCACAATAAATTAGATCAATAA
- the spoIIAA gene encoding anti-sigma F factor antagonist, which yields MKLKFEEREDILIVHMDGELDHHTAEEVRNRLDDRIERNGVNRLIMDFLNVSFMDSSGIGVVIGRYKKVSTRGGKVCMIGATGAVKRVFELSGIFKIIPLYDNVEEALANI from the coding sequence ATGAAGCTAAAATTTGAAGAAAGAGAAGATATTCTAATAGTACATATGGACGGTGAATTAGATCATCATACTGCTGAAGAGGTTAGAAATAGATTAGATGATAGAATTGAAAGAAATGGAGTTAATAGACTTATAATGGACTTTTTAAATGTTAGTTTTATGGATAGTTCAGGTATAGGAGTTGTAATAGGAAGATACAAAAAAGTTTCTACTAGGGGTGGAAAAGTATGCATGATAGGTGCTACAGGAGCGGTTAAGCGAGTATTCGAATTATCAGGAATCTTTAAAATAATTCCGTTATATGATAATGTAGAAGAAGCATTAGCGAATATATAG
- a CDS encoding WecB/TagA/CpsF family glycosyltransferase: protein MFTNILNYKIFNKNKKQLMKYIEKFDKVNIISGNPEVLYMGIKDKFLNDIYTSSNSVIIPDGVGTVLASKLLKSPVEEKIAGIEVMDEIIKNCEKENKGIYLVGAKQEVLDNCILNLENKYPNLKIEGSHNGYFDLENCSDIVEDIKNKSPYALFVAMGCPRQEIFIQNNFEKLPCNIFMGVGGSFDVFSGKVNRAPKWMINLGLEWLYRVIKEPFRIKRLAVIPKFLACVILHKNKKSTN, encoded by the coding sequence ATGTTTACGAATATTTTAAATTATAAGATATTTAATAAGAATAAGAAACAGCTAATGAAATATATAGAAAAATTTGATAAGGTGAATATAATATCAGGAAATCCTGAAGTGTTATACATGGGAATTAAGGATAAGTTTTTGAATGATATTTATACAAGCTCAAATTCAGTTATAATTCCAGACGGGGTTGGTACAGTACTAGCCTCTAAATTATTGAAAAGTCCTGTAGAAGAAAAGATAGCGGGAATAGAGGTTATGGATGAGATAATTAAAAACTGTGAAAAAGAAAACAAAGGGATTTATCTAGTAGGTGCAAAACAAGAAGTACTAGATAATTGTATTTTAAACCTTGAAAATAAATATCCAAATTTGAAGATAGAAGGAAGTCATAATGGATATTTTGATTTAGAAAATTGTTCTGATATAGTGGAAGATATAAAGAATAAAAGTCCATATGCATTATTTGTTGCTATGGGGTGTCCAAGACAGGAGATATTTATACAAAATAACTTTGAAAAACTCCCTTGTAATATATTTATGGGAGTGGGAGGAAGTTTTGATGTGTTTTCTGGAAAGGTAAATAGAGCTCCTAAATGGATGATAAATTTGGGACTAGAATGGCTTTATAGAGTTATAAAAGAACCATTTAGAATTAAAAGGTTAGCGGTTATACCTAAATTCTTAGCATGTGTGATTTTACATAAGAATAAGAAATCTACTAATTAG
- a CDS encoding glycosyltransferase family 4 protein, producing the protein MKYCVLYPNTKNVNLVKEMGMIPYKLHKNFGYDSKIVCYNLDEYTYLNEEVKGLKIDFLDKKYNNYSLDGLRYLKKQAKNIDVLQIFHVTLYSLLYAFTYKRLNPKGKIYLKLDCSHKLVDKILSLNSIKYKLLNKYLDKVDLISVEQKILIKKLKKILPNQSRKMINIPNGVDYKYLEEKNICYDFLEKENIVLSVTRVGAEEKNTQMLLEAFTKIKNIEELGWKLVIVGPIEEEFNKYIENYFNNNPKMRNLVEFKGSISDRKELFNQYKRAKIFSLTSEFESFGIAFIEAAALGDVIVSTDVGIAKELISDKNGCLVKVGDTKSLTEKLQEYMLCENLKEYSELTYNICKEKFDWDNIIKNLNENISKFC; encoded by the coding sequence ATGAAATATTGTGTATTATATCCTAATACTAAAAATGTTAATTTAGTTAAAGAAATGGGAATGATTCCATATAAACTTCATAAAAATTTTGGGTACGATTCTAAAATAGTTTGTTATAATTTAGATGAATATACATATTTAAATGAAGAAGTAAAAGGATTAAAAATAGATTTTTTAGATAAAAAGTATAATAATTATAGTTTAGATGGTTTAAGATATTTGAAAAAACAAGCTAAAAATATAGATGTGCTTCAGATATTTCATGTAACTTTATATTCTCTTTTATATGCATTTACATATAAAAGATTAAATCCTAAAGGTAAGATATATCTAAAATTAGATTGTAGTCATAAACTAGTTGATAAAATACTATCTTTAAATAGTATAAAATATAAGTTATTAAATAAGTATTTGGATAAAGTAGATTTAATAAGCGTAGAGCAAAAAATACTTATTAAAAAATTGAAAAAAATATTACCAAATCAAAGTCGTAAGATGATAAATATTCCAAATGGTGTTGATTATAAGTATTTAGAAGAAAAAAATATTTGTTATGATTTCCTTGAAAAAGAAAATATAGTTTTAAGTGTTACTAGAGTTGGAGCTGAGGAAAAAAATACACAAATGCTATTAGAGGCATTTACAAAAATTAAAAATATAGAAGAACTCGGATGGAAGTTAGTAATAGTTGGTCCTATAGAGGAAGAATTTAATAAGTATATAGAAAATTATTTTAATAATAATCCTAAGATGAGAAATTTAGTAGAATTCAAAGGTTCTATAAGTGACAGAAAAGAACTATTTAACCAATATAAAAGAGCAAAAATTTTCTCACTTACTTCAGAATTTGAAAGTTTTGGAATCGCATTTATAGAAGCAGCAGCATTGGGTGATGTTATTGTTTCAACAGATGTAGGAATAGCAAAGGAACTTATAAGTGACAAAAATGGTTGCCTTGTAAAAGTTGGAGATACAAAATCTCTTACCGAAAAATTACAAGAATACATGTTATGTGAAAATCTTAAAGAGTATTCAGAACTTACATACAATATTTGTAAAGAAAAATTTGATTGGGATAATATAATAAAAAATCTTAATGAAAATATAAGTAAGTTTTGCTAG
- a CDS encoding flippase, protein MSKINKIAKNLLSVGLSSLVAQLLTFLMIAYYARILSIEGFGRINLAQSIITYFTMITLFGFQTLGTREISKNENNKEELLGNIIITRIIVALICFLVVMGIAFATNKGVVFRNILIVYGLTLFPLAFNIDWFYSGIQQMQHNAMYNVLKSGVPFLLICILFRSEKNIIFIPMFTLFGLLFAAIYHIIVLKKKTLLKISLKINKKQITKYIKLSIPFLVSGLLSMINCNVDSLIIGFTRSEYELGIYSSAYKIIFFLTNLIAVIFTPFFPLLISYYHEKDVDNLEKIVKNLCKIVILIGVPVLVGGIILSKEIIVLLFGQKYVEAYAPFIILLIYILILFMRENYGYSLNAWNKENKYLKSVVISALTNLILNLIFIPMYGIIAAAMTTLVSEILNFFIMRKHSIKIVKTNYITNFIKVIIPVVLMGSIVWGLKYLHINVVINIVLAIMIYFIAIIITRYVTIDELKSFVKK, encoded by the coding sequence GTGTCTAAAATCAATAAAATAGCTAAAAATTTATTATCTGTAGGTTTATCTAGTTTAGTAGCACAATTGCTTACATTTTTAATGATAGCATATTATGCTAGAATTTTAAGCATTGAGGGATTTGGAAGAATCAATCTTGCTCAGTCTATAATTACATATTTTACAATGATAACTTTATTCGGATTTCAAACATTAGGTACAAGAGAGATTTCTAAAAATGAAAATAATAAAGAAGAATTGTTAGGTAATATAATTATAACAAGAATTATAGTAGCTTTAATATGTTTTTTAGTGGTGATGGGCATTGCTTTTGCTACGAATAAAGGAGTTGTATTTAGAAACATACTTATTGTTTATGGATTAACATTATTTCCTTTAGCATTTAATATAGATTGGTTTTATTCTGGTATACAGCAAATGCAACATAATGCTATGTATAATGTTTTAAAAAGTGGAGTACCATTTTTATTAATTTGTATTTTATTTAGAAGCGAAAAAAATATAATATTTATACCAATGTTTACTTTGTTTGGACTTTTATTTGCAGCCATCTATCATATAATAGTTTTAAAGAAAAAAACTTTGCTTAAAATATCATTAAAAATAAATAAAAAACAAATTACAAAATATATTAAATTAAGTATTCCCTTTTTAGTATCTGGATTACTTTCAATGATAAATTGCAATGTAGACTCTCTAATAATAGGTTTTACTAGAAGTGAATATGAACTTGGAATATATTCATCAGCATATAAAATTATATTTTTCTTAACAAATTTAATAGCAGTTATTTTTACGCCATTTTTTCCGCTATTAATAAGTTATTATCATGAAAAAGATGTAGACAATTTAGAAAAAATTGTTAAAAATTTATGTAAAATAGTTATTTTAATAGGAGTGCCTGTGTTAGTAGGTGGAATTATTTTATCAAAAGAAATAATTGTTTTGTTATTTGGACAAAAATATGTGGAAGCTTATGCACCTTTTATAATATTATTGATATATATATTAATATTATTTATGAGAGAAAACTATGGTTATAGTTTAAATGCTTGGAATAAAGAAAATAAGTATTTGAAAAGTGTAGTTATATCTGCTTTAACAAATTTAATTTTAAATTTAATATTTATTCCTATGTATGGAATTATTGCTGCTGCTATGACAACACTTGTATCGGAAATATTAAACTTCTTTATTATGAGAAAACATTCTATAAAAATAGTAAAAACAAATTATATTACCAATTTTATTAAAGTAATAATTCCAGTAGTCTTAATGGGTAGTATTGTTTGGGGACTAAAGTATTTGCATATTAATGTTGTAATAAATATTGTTTTAGCAATTATGATATATTTTATAGCTATTATAATTACTAGATATGTTACCATAGATGAATTAAAGAGTTTTGTAAAAAAATAG
- the spoIIAB gene encoding anti-sigma F factor, producing the protein MSHNKMKIEFLSKSQNESFARVAVAAFISQLDPTIEEITDVKTAVSEAVTNSIIHGYGDKEDGIVTIESEINDREVTIIIKDNGIGIKNVSEAMEPLYTSRPDLERSGMGFTVMETFMDELRVESTEENGTKIIMKKKFKSLK; encoded by the coding sequence ATGAGTCATAACAAAATGAAAATAGAATTTTTAAGTAAATCACAAAACGAAAGTTTTGCAAGAGTAGCAGTTGCAGCTTTTATATCTCAATTAGATCCTACCATAGAAGAAATTACTGATGTAAAAACGGCTGTATCAGAAGCTGTTACCAATTCTATAATACATGGATATGGGGATAAAGAAGATGGTATAGTAACAATTGAATCAGAAATAAATGATAGAGAAGTTACTATAATTATTAAAGATAATGGTATAGGAATCAAAAATGTAAGTGAAGCTATGGAACCATTATATACTTCAAGACCAGATCTTGAGAGATCAGGAATGGGGTTCACTGTTATGGAGACGTTTATGGATGAATTAAGAGTAGAATCAACAGAAGAAAATGGTACAAAAATTATTATGAAGAAGAAGTTTAAATCTTTAAAATAA
- a CDS encoding sugar transferase encodes MDAKSIKIDLEKDIKKKSFQFGMKRLMDIILSLIGIIVLIPIYLIVYIAIKVDSKGPAIFKQVRAGKDNVPFKIYKFRTMVVNAEKKRSLEIETQDIENFVFQSKSDNRITKVGAFLRKTSLDELPQLFNVLIGNMSLVGPRPEIPDVVKFYPPEYAQRLLVLPGITGLAQISGRGEIELGKTVYFDLTYIKNFSVGYDMKILFKTVLSVFKREGAF; translated from the coding sequence ATGGATGCAAAATCTATCAAAATTGATTTAGAAAAGGATATTAAGAAAAAAAGTTTTCAATTTGGTATGAAAAGATTAATGGATATTATATTATCTCTTATTGGAATAATTGTACTTATACCAATATATCTAATAGTATATATTGCTATCAAAGTAGATTCTAAAGGACCTGCTATTTTTAAACAAGTCAGAGCTGGAAAAGATAATGTACCTTTTAAAATATATAAATTTAGAACTATGGTAGTAAATGCAGAGAAAAAAAGATCTCTTGAAATTGAAACTCAGGATATTGAAAATTTTGTTTTTCAAAGTAAAAGCGATAATAGAATAACAAAGGTTGGAGCATTTCTTAGAAAAACAAGTTTAGATGAATTACCTCAATTATTTAATGTTCTTATAGGAAATATGAGTTTAGTAGGGCCTAGACCTGAAATACCTGATGTAGTTAAATTCTATCCTCCAGAGTATGCACAAAGACTGTTAGTTCTTCCTGGAATTACAGGACTTGCTCAAATAAGCGGTAGAGGAGAAATAGAGCTTGGGAAAACAGTATATTTTGACTTAACTTATATTAAGAATTTTTCAGTAGGATATGATATGAAAATTTTATTTAAGACAGTACTAAGTGTATTCAAAAGAGAAGGAGCTTTTTAG
- a CDS encoding glycosyltransferase family 2 protein — protein MEKLNTVSIVIPCRNEENYIVECLDSFINQTYPSELYEVLVCDGFSDDKTRDIVKEYSKKHSNIKLLDNEGRSAPKGMNVGIRYSKKDIIIIFGAHAYADKDFIKNNVKALENPEVGCSGGPIKTISENEKGKAIACAMSSPFGVGNALFRFAQKEMFVDTVAFGAYRREVLDSIGYFDEELVRNQDDELNYRVVKAGHKILLSPKIKSVYYSRGSLAKLWKQYYQYGFWKVRVMQKHGKTASIRHLVPMAFVLTNLLGIILGLFFKPILCLWGIEIIMYLLCDFISSFKVSKGNLGLMKYMPVIFPILHISYGLGFIGGLFGFYVFKSDKMIHKNTKMSR, from the coding sequence ATGGAAAAACTAAATACAGTTTCTATAGTAATTCCTTGTAGAAATGAAGAAAATTATATAGTGGAATGTTTAGATTCATTTATAAATCAAACTTATCCTAGTGAACTATATGAAGTTCTTGTTTGCGATGGATTTTCTGATGATAAAACAAGGGATATAGTAAAAGAATATAGTAAAAAACATAGTAATATAAAGCTTCTTGATAATGAAGGACGTTCTGCCCCTAAGGGGATGAATGTAGGCATAAGATATAGTAAAAAAGATATTATTATTATATTTGGAGCTCATGCTTATGCAGATAAGGATTTTATAAAGAATAATGTTAAGGCACTAGAAAATCCAGAAGTGGGTTGTTCTGGTGGTCCAATAAAAACAATAAGTGAAAATGAAAAGGGAAAAGCTATTGCCTGTGCAATGAGTTCACCTTTTGGAGTAGGAAATGCATTATTCAGATTTGCTCAGAAAGAGATGTTTGTTGATACAGTAGCTTTTGGAGCATACAGAAGAGAAGTGTTGGATTCAATAGGATATTTTGATGAAGAGTTAGTTAGAAATCAAGATGATGAATTGAACTATAGAGTAGTAAAAGCAGGACATAAAATACTTTTATCACCTAAAATAAAATCAGTATATTATAGTAGAGGTTCACTTGCAAAACTTTGGAAGCAATATTATCAATATGGATTTTGGAAGGTAAGAGTAATGCAAAAACACGGTAAAACAGCATCTATACGTCATTTAGTTCCTATGGCATTTGTATTAACAAATTTATTAGGTATTATTTTAGGATTATTTTTTAAACCAATACTATGTTTATGGGGAATAGAGATTATAATGTATTTACTATGCGACTTTATAAGTTCGTTTAAAGTATCAAAGGGTAATTTAGGTCTTATGAAGTATATGCCAGTAATATTTCCAATATTACATATTAGCTATGGACTAGGTTTTATCGGTGGACTTTTTGGATTCTATGTATTTAAATCTGATAAAATGATACATAAAAATACTAAGATGTCGAGATAA
- a CDS encoding nitroreductase family protein translates to MEFYDVVKKRKSIKKFEQETIERDKLLKIIDMAMRAPSWKNMAPYKFIIVESENIKQDIANAIENRTSAAAESIINSPMTIVAVADPDASGDVNGKEMYLIDTAIAMEHLVLGATDVGYGTCWIAAFDENKVKETLKIPQNLRVVALTPLGIPTSSAEEEPHNPKKDINDYLYLDKWDRHYMDSNVKVLINH, encoded by the coding sequence ATGGAATTTTATGATGTAGTTAAAAAAAGAAAAAGTATAAAAAAGTTTGAACAAGAAACAATTGAAAGAGATAAATTACTCAAAATAATAGATATGGCAATGAGAGCTCCATCTTGGAAGAACATGGCACCATATAAATTTATAATTGTAGAAAGTGAAAACATTAAACAAGATATTGCTAATGCTATAGAAAATAGAACTAGTGCAGCAGCTGAATCAATTATAAATTCACCGATGACTATAGTTGCGGTAGCAGATCCAGATGCTTCTGGAGATGTTAACGGAAAAGAAATGTATCTTATTGATACTGCAATAGCTATGGAACATTTGGTTTTAGGTGCTACAGATGTAGGTTATGGTACTTGTTGGATAGCAGCTTTTGATGAAAACAAAGTTAAAGAAACTTTAAAAATACCACAAAATTTAAGAGTTGTTGCATTAACTCCACTAGGAATCCCGACATCATCAGCAGAAGAAGAGCCACACAATCCTAAAAAGGATATAAATGATTATTTATACTTAGATAAATGGGATAGACATTATATGGATTCAAATGTTAAAGTTTTAATAAATCATTAA
- a CDS encoding Eco57I restriction-modification methylase domain-containing protein, with product MTFFLDKLNELYNIINTPIDRIFKTMAIDKYKKVLNIGKEKFSDTYMDLKEKQKIKENGVVYTPKEIANYIVDNVIFKEDIINNPYIKILDPSCGCGDIIIVCYEKLKNIYEENLEFINEVNRINLRKEDISKHIVKNNLYGFDIDEIALKILAIDLFEVSGCFYENNFKKQDFLLEKFSEKFNIIVGNPPYVGHKSIDKEYAKKLKVNFKEIYKDKGDISYCFFQQAINNLSKKGRLSFITSRYFIESPSGEELRKILKEVCSLYKIVDFYGIRPFKRIGVDPVIIFLTNEQNIQEEIQVIKPQKVSKKEESNFYKSLFLKQGECYKSFYINKNYLNNKGWILRDKKERDIISKIEEISFTHLYNICDSYQGIITGCDKAFVVDNETIIKENLEKDIIKPWIKSSYIDKKEVHIKDTYLIYSDLIKDTNEYPNIVKHIKTEKDKLSNRRECKKGVRKWYELQWGRKKEIFEKEKIVFPYKANRNKFSIDSKGCYFSADVYSLILKEGVPFTYRYLISLLNSKAYEFYFQSFAKKLGYNLYEYYPNNIMKLCIPTMGDKEELNEDDINTIFNFSEEEISIIEDNYEKGI from the coding sequence ATGACCTTTTTTTTGGACAAATTAAATGAACTATATAATATAATTAATACACCTATAGATAGAATATTTAAAACTATGGCAATAGATAAATATAAAAAGGTTTTAAATATAGGTAAAGAAAAATTTTCTGATACATATATGGATTTAAAAGAAAAACAAAAAATAAAGGAAAATGGTGTTGTATATACTCCCAAGGAAATAGCTAATTATATAGTTGATAATGTTATTTTTAAAGAAGATATAATAAACAATCCATATATAAAGATACTTGATCCATCTTGTGGATGTGGGGACATTATAATAGTATGTTATGAAAAATTAAAAAATATTTATGAGGAAAATTTAGAATTCATAAATGAAGTGAATAGAATTAATTTAAGAAAAGAAGATATATCTAAACATATAGTTAAAAATAATTTATATGGATTTGATATAGATGAAATAGCACTTAAAATATTAGCCATAGATTTATTTGAAGTAAGTGGTTGTTTTTATGAGAACAATTTTAAAAAACAAGATTTTTTGTTGGAGAAGTTTAGTGAAAAGTTTAATATAATAGTAGGAAATCCTCCTTATGTTGGACATAAATCTATAGATAAAGAATATGCAAAAAAACTAAAGGTGAATTTTAAAGAGATATATAAAGACAAAGGTGATATTTCTTATTGTTTTTTTCAACAAGCTATTAACAATTTAAGTAAAAAAGGAAGATTGTCATTTATAACATCGAGATATTTTATAGAATCACCAAGTGGAGAAGAACTTAGAAAAATATTAAAGGAAGTTTGTAGTCTTTATAAGATAGTTGATTTTTATGGTATAAGACCTTTCAAGAGGATAGGAGTAGATCCAGTTATAATTTTCTTGACTAATGAACAAAATATACAGGAAGAAATACAAGTTATAAAGCCACAAAAAGTTTCTAAAAAAGAAGAAAGTAACTTTTATAAGTCATTGTTTTTAAAACAAGGGGAGTGTTATAAAAGTTTTTATATAAATAAAAATTATCTAAACAATAAAGGGTGGATATTAAGAGATAAAAAAGAAAGGGATATAATATCTAAGATAGAGGAAATAAGTTTTACTCATTTATATAATATTTGTGATAGTTATCAAGGAATAATAACAGGATGTGATAAAGCATTTGTAGTAGATAATGAAACAATTATAAAAGAGAATTTAGAAAAAGATATTATAAAGCCTTGGATTAAAAGTAGCTATATAGATAAAAAAGAAGTACATATAAAAGATACATATTTGATATATTCAGATTTAATAAAGGATACCAATGAATATCCCAATATAGTAAAACACATAAAAACTGAAAAAGATAAACTTTCAAATAGAAGAGAATGTAAAAAAGGTGTACGAAAGTGGTATGAACTTCAATGGGGAAGAAAAAAAGAGATTTTTGAGAAAGAAAAGATAGTGTTTCCATACAAAGCCAATAGAAATAAATTTAGTATAGATTCAAAAGGATGTTATTTTAGTGCTGATGTTTATTCATTAATTTTAAAAGAGGGAGTACCATTCACTTATAGGTATCTAATTTCACTATTAAACAGTAAAGCATATGAATTTTATTTTCAAAGCTTTGCAAAAAAGTTAGGATATAATTTATATGAATATTATCCTAATAATATAATGAAATTATGTATTCCAACAATGGGTGATAAAGAAGAATTAAATGAAGATGACATCAATACAATATTTAATTTTAGTGAAGAAGAAATAAGTATAATAGAAGATAATTACGAGAAAGGTATTTAG